A region from the Onthophagus taurus isolate NC chromosome 8, IU_Otau_3.0, whole genome shotgun sequence genome encodes:
- the LOC111425483 gene encoding very low-density lipoprotein receptor-like isoform X5 yields the protein MFRYFIVFLFCVDSVKLFYVPELPHETVVCPNNQFKCGNGKCIPAHWQCDNEKDCNDNSDEDETKCRQKVCGADEFTCRSVRGECVPLTWMCDASEDCSDGSDERSCNETCRSDEFTCDDGQCIQKRWRCDLEYDCNDHSDERDCPPVSCSPDTQIQCSDTYCITNLWRCDGDKDCADGRDEKDCPNTFSSSFCLSHTFDCGDHLTCIQKDYLCDGAKDCPNGIDESPIHCENITCRADQFQCKDKSCISGNLHCNGRNDCPDGSDEKNCDNPHSKCDPKTQFDCGGGSCIPLNKVCDGHQDCPDWEDEPKDKCGKNECNIQNGGCSHKCINLPIGYQCVCNPGYKLIDNRTCGDINECEIPGSCSQNCINDKGTFKCECENGYIRDPRDLTKCKAAEGHASLLFARRKDIRKISLDHHEMTSIVNQTNSATALDFVFRTGMIFWSDVTDKKIYKAPIDEGNEKTVVINNEITTSDGLAVDWIYNHIYWTDTGKNTIELANFEGQMRKILIKGDLEEPRAIALNPLDGWMFWTDWGSEPKIERAGMDGSHRGTIVSFDIKWPNGLTLDLVKKRVYWVDAKLNEISSCEFNGSERKLILASSESLRHPFSITTFEDWIYWTDWDKSGVFKANKFTGKNVTAVTSTQMIQSPMVIHVYHPYRQPDGENHCQAVNGHCSHLCLPAPRINVDSPKISCACPESLRMLPDGLTCVQDAETVTTPIAVTTQTDNNTVSETEVVTNREYQSTTDGTVNKSYPINGDGADTGTVAYITVGVVSVFLIVIGIIVYLVYKRYLHRNITSMNFDNPVYRKTTEDQFSLEKPTRMYASTVGEEAQEPLTSANCNEFA from the exons ATGTTCCGATACttcattgtatttttattttgtgttgatTCTGTTAAACTCTTTTATGTACCAGAGCTACCTCACg aAACGGTAGTTTGTCcaaataatcaatttaaatgCGGAAACGGAAAGTGCATTCCAGCTCATTGGCAATGTGATAACGAAAAAGACTGTAACGACAACAGCGACGAAGACGAAACTAAATGCC ggCAAAAAGTTTGTGGGGCAGACGAATTTACTTGTAGATCGGTTCGAGGGGAATGCGTACCTTTAACGTGGATGTGCGACGCAAGCGAAGACTGTTCAGACGGCTCTGATGAAAGATCTTGCA atgaAACTTGCCGATCAGATGAATTTACATGCGACGATGGCCAATGTATTCAAAAACGGTGGAGATGCGATTTAGAATACGATTGTAACGATCATTCCGACGAGCGAGATTGCCCTCCCGTATCTTGTTCTCCAGACACCCAAATCCAATGTTCCGATACTTATTGCATAACGAATTTGTGGCGGTGCGATGGCGATAAAGACTGTGCGGATGGTCGGGATGAAAAAGATTGTCCGAACACGTTTTCATCGTCATTTTGTTTATCCCATACTTTCGATTGTGGCGATCATTTAACGTGTATTCAAAAAGATTACCTTTGTGATGGAGCTAAAGATTGCCCAAATGGGATAGATGAGTCGCCGATTCACTGCGAAAATATAACTTGCAGAGCGGATCAATTTCAATGCAAAGATAAGAGTTGTATATCGGGAAATTTGCACTGTAATGGAAGGAATGATTGCCCTGACGGTAGTGATGAGAAAAACTGCGACAACCCCCATTCAAAATGCGACCCAAAGACACAATTCGATTGTGGGGGTGGGTCGTGTATCCCTCTGAACAAAGTTTGCGATGGTCATCAAGATTGCCCAGATTGGGAGGACGAGCCGAAAGATAAATGTGGAAAAAACGAATGCAACATTCAAAACGGTGGTTGCTCGcataaatgtattaatttaccGATTGGTTATCAATGTGTTTGTAACCCCGGCTATAAATTAATCGATAACAGAACGTGCGGAGATATCAACGAATGTGAAATCCCTGGAAGTTGCTCGCAAAATTGCATCAACGACAAAGGAACGTTTAAGTGCGAATGCGAAAACGGCTACATCAGAGACCCTAGAGATCTAACAAAATGCAAAGCGGCCGAAGGACACGCATCTCTTCTCTTCGCCAGACGAAAagatataagaaaaatttcgtTGGATCATCATGAAATGACAAGTATAGTTAATCAAACGAATTCGGCAACAGCTTTAGATTTTGTGTTCCGAACCGGAATGATTTTTTGGAGCGATGTAAccgataaaaaaatatacaaagcCCCTATCGACGAAGGTAACGAAAAAACAGTCGTTATAAACAATGAGATAACAACATCCGATGGTTTGGCCGTTGATTGGATTTACAATCACATTTATTGGACTGACACCGGAAAAAACACCATTGAGTTAGCTAATTTCGAGGGTCAAATGAGgaagattttaattaaaggcGATCTCGAAGAACCTAGAGCAATCGCGTTAAATCCTTTGGACGGGTGGATGTTTTGGACCGATTGGGGGAGCGAGCCAAAAATCGAAAGGGCTGGAATGGATGGTTCACATCGTGGCACAATAGtttcttttgatattaaatGGCCAAACGGATTAACTTTGGATTTAGTTAAAAAGCGGGTTTATTGGGTCGATGCTAAACTAAACGAGATCTCGTCTTGCGAGTTCAACGGAAGCGAACGCAAACTTATTTTGGCGTCGTCCGAATCTTTAAGACACCCGTTTTCAATAACTACATTTGAAGATTGGATTTATTGGACCGATTGGGATAAATCCGGAGTTTTTAAAGCTAATAAATTTACTGGGAAAAATGTTACTGCAGTTACATCAACACAAATg attCAAAGTCCGATGGTAATTCATGTGTATCATCCTTATCGACAACCTGATGGTGAAAATCATTGTCAAGCCGTCAATGGTCATTGTTCGCATTTATGTTTACCAGCTCCAAGGATAAATGTAGATTCACCCAAGATTTCGTGCGCTTGTCCGGAATCGCTGAGGATGTTACCGGATGGTTTAACTTGTGTCCAAGACG cCGAAACAGTTACGACACCAATAGCCGTTACGACACAAACAGATAACAATACGGTCTCTGAAACCGAGGTTGTTACGAATCGTGAGTACCAGTCGACGACAGACG GTACAGTAAATAAATCGTATCCGATTAATGGCGATGGAGCTGATACCGGAACGGTGGCTTACATCACCGTGGGCGTAGTCTCCGTATTTTTGATTGTCATTGGAATC ATTGTTTATTTAGTATACAAACGTTATTTACACCGAAACATTACTTCGATGAATTTCGACAATCCAGTCTACAGGAAGACGACAGAAGATCAATTTTCGTTGGAGAAACCGACCCGCATGTATGCGAGCACAGTCGGAGAAGAG gCACAGGAACCACTAACAAGTGCCAACTGTAATGAGTTTGCGTAA
- the LOC111425483 gene encoding very low-density lipoprotein receptor-like isoform X4: protein MKKLPCKTRAQYVAGLSTWLKPTGRVVMWRYLLISVVLVSASTEDISSYAPCSIKQFTCLDKKCIPMSYTCDGEEDCDDGSDEPKNCTETVVCPNNQFKCGNGKCIPAHWQCDNEKDCNDNSDEDETKCRMLEIKNVLKRFLIFYYLGQKVCGADEFTCRSVRGECVPLTWMCDASEDCSDGSDERSCNETCRSDEFTCDDGQCIQKRWRCDLEYDCNDHSDERDCPPVSCSPDTQIQCSDTYCITNLWRCDGDKDCADGRDEKDCPNTFSSSFCLSHTFDCGDHLTCIQKDYLCDGAKDCPNGIDESPIHCENITCRADQFQCKDKSCISGNLHCNGRNDCPDGSDEKNCDNPHSKCDPKTQFDCGGGSCIPLNKVCDGHQDCPDWEDEPKDKCGKNECNIQNGGCSHKCINLPIGYQCVCNPGYKLIDNRTCGDINECEIPGSCSQNCINDKGTFKCECENGYIRDPRDLTKCKAAEGHASLLFARRKDIRKISLDHHEMTSIVNQTNSATALDFVFRTGMIFWSDVTDKKIYKAPIDEGNEKTVVINNEITTSDGLAVDWIYNHIYWTDTGKNTIELANFEGQMRKILIKGDLEEPRAIALNPLDGWMFWTDWGSEPKIERAGMDGSHRGTIVSFDIKWPNGLTLDLVKKRVYWVDAKLNEISSCEFNGSERKLILASSESLRHPFSITTFEDWIYWTDWDKSGVFKANKFTGKNVTAVTSTQMIQSPMVIHVYHPYRQPDGENHCQAVNGHCSHLCLPAPRINVDSPKISCACPESLRMLPDGLTCVQDGTVNKSYPINGDGADTGTVAYITVGVVSVFLIVIGIIVYLVYKRYLHRNITSMNFDNPVYRKTTEDQFSLEKPTRMYASTVGEEAQEPLTSANCNEFA from the exons cTCCTTGCAGTATAAAACAATTCACATGTCTCGACAAGAAATGTATACCGATGTCGTATACTTGCGACGGCGAGGAAGACTGTGATGATGGCTCAGATGAACCAAAAAATTGTACtg aAACGGTAGTTTGTCcaaataatcaatttaaatgCGGAAACGGAAAGTGCATTCCAGCTCATTGGCAATGTGATAACGAAAAAGACTGTAACGACAACAGCGACGAAGACGAAACTAAATGCCGtatgttagaaataaaaaatgtgttgaaaagatttttgattttttattatttagggCAAAAAGTTTGTGGGGCAGACGAATTTACTTGTAGATCGGTTCGAGGGGAATGCGTACCTTTAACGTGGATGTGCGACGCAAGCGAAGACTGTTCAGACGGCTCTGATGAAAGATCTTGCA atgaAACTTGCCGATCAGATGAATTTACATGCGACGATGGCCAATGTATTCAAAAACGGTGGAGATGCGATTTAGAATACGATTGTAACGATCATTCCGACGAGCGAGATTGCCCTCCCGTATCTTGTTCTCCAGACACCCAAATCCAATGTTCCGATACTTATTGCATAACGAATTTGTGGCGGTGCGATGGCGATAAAGACTGTGCGGATGGTCGGGATGAAAAAGATTGTCCGAACACGTTTTCATCGTCATTTTGTTTATCCCATACTTTCGATTGTGGCGATCATTTAACGTGTATTCAAAAAGATTACCTTTGTGATGGAGCTAAAGATTGCCCAAATGGGATAGATGAGTCGCCGATTCACTGCGAAAATATAACTTGCAGAGCGGATCAATTTCAATGCAAAGATAAGAGTTGTATATCGGGAAATTTGCACTGTAATGGAAGGAATGATTGCCCTGACGGTAGTGATGAGAAAAACTGCGACAACCCCCATTCAAAATGCGACCCAAAGACACAATTCGATTGTGGGGGTGGGTCGTGTATCCCTCTGAACAAAGTTTGCGATGGTCATCAAGATTGCCCAGATTGGGAGGACGAGCCGAAAGATAAATGTGGAAAAAACGAATGCAACATTCAAAACGGTGGTTGCTCGcataaatgtattaatttaccGATTGGTTATCAATGTGTTTGTAACCCCGGCTATAAATTAATCGATAACAGAACGTGCGGAGATATCAACGAATGTGAAATCCCTGGAAGTTGCTCGCAAAATTGCATCAACGACAAAGGAACGTTTAAGTGCGAATGCGAAAACGGCTACATCAGAGACCCTAGAGATCTAACAAAATGCAAAGCGGCCGAAGGACACGCATCTCTTCTCTTCGCCAGACGAAAagatataagaaaaatttcgtTGGATCATCATGAAATGACAAGTATAGTTAATCAAACGAATTCGGCAACAGCTTTAGATTTTGTGTTCCGAACCGGAATGATTTTTTGGAGCGATGTAAccgataaaaaaatatacaaagcCCCTATCGACGAAGGTAACGAAAAAACAGTCGTTATAAACAATGAGATAACAACATCCGATGGTTTGGCCGTTGATTGGATTTACAATCACATTTATTGGACTGACACCGGAAAAAACACCATTGAGTTAGCTAATTTCGAGGGTCAAATGAGgaagattttaattaaaggcGATCTCGAAGAACCTAGAGCAATCGCGTTAAATCCTTTGGACGGGTGGATGTTTTGGACCGATTGGGGGAGCGAGCCAAAAATCGAAAGGGCTGGAATGGATGGTTCACATCGTGGCACAATAGtttcttttgatattaaatGGCCAAACGGATTAACTTTGGATTTAGTTAAAAAGCGGGTTTATTGGGTCGATGCTAAACTAAACGAGATCTCGTCTTGCGAGTTCAACGGAAGCGAACGCAAACTTATTTTGGCGTCGTCCGAATCTTTAAGACACCCGTTTTCAATAACTACATTTGAAGATTGGATTTATTGGACCGATTGGGATAAATCCGGAGTTTTTAAAGCTAATAAATTTACTGGGAAAAATGTTACTGCAGTTACATCAACACAAATg attCAAAGTCCGATGGTAATTCATGTGTATCATCCTTATCGACAACCTGATGGTGAAAATCATTGTCAAGCCGTCAATGGTCATTGTTCGCATTTATGTTTACCAGCTCCAAGGATAAATGTAGATTCACCCAAGATTTCGTGCGCTTGTCCGGAATCGCTGAGGATGTTACCGGATGGTTTAACTTGTGTCCAAGACG GTACAGTAAATAAATCGTATCCGATTAATGGCGATGGAGCTGATACCGGAACGGTGGCTTACATCACCGTGGGCGTAGTCTCCGTATTTTTGATTGTCATTGGAATC ATTGTTTATTTAGTATACAAACGTTATTTACACCGAAACATTACTTCGATGAATTTCGACAATCCAGTCTACAGGAAGACGACAGAAGATCAATTTTCGTTGGAGAAACCGACCCGCATGTATGCGAGCACAGTCGGAGAAGAG gCACAGGAACCACTAACAAGTGCCAACTGTAATGAGTTTGCGTAA
- the LOC111425483 gene encoding very low-density lipoprotein receptor-like isoform X3: protein MKKLPCKTRAQYVAGLSTWLKPTGRVVMWRYLLISVVLVSASTEDISSYAPCSIKQFTCLDKKCIPMSYTCDGEEDCDDGSDEPKNCTETVVCPNNQFKCGNGKCIPAHWQCDNEKDCNDNSDEDETKCRQKVCGADEFTCRSVRGECVPLTWMCDASEDCSDGSDERSCNETCRSDEFTCDDGQCIQKRWRCDLEYDCNDHSDERDCPPVSCSPDTQIQCSDTYCITNLWRCDGDKDCADGRDEKDCPNTFSSSFCLSHTFDCGDHLTCIQKDYLCDGAKDCPNGIDESPIHCENITCRADQFQCKDKSCISGNLHCNGRNDCPDGSDEKNCDNPHSKCDPKTQFDCGGGSCIPLNKVCDGHQDCPDWEDEPKDKCGKNECNIQNGGCSHKCINLPIGYQCVCNPGYKLIDNRTCGDINECEIPGSCSQNCINDKGTFKCECENGYIRDPRDLTKCKAAEGHASLLFARRKDIRKISLDHHEMTSIVNQTNSATALDFVFRTGMIFWSDVTDKKIYKAPIDEGNEKTVVINNEITTSDGLAVDWIYNHIYWTDTGKNTIELANFEGQMRKILIKGDLEEPRAIALNPLDGWMFWTDWGSEPKIERAGMDGSHRGTIVSFDIKWPNGLTLDLVKKRVYWVDAKLNEISSCEFNGSERKLILASSESLRHPFSITTFEDWIYWTDWDKSGVFKANKFTGKNVTAVTSTQMIQSPMVIHVYHPYRQPDGENHCQAVNGHCSHLCLPAPRINVDSPKISCACPESLRMLPDGLTCVQDAETVTTPIAVTTQTDNNTVSETEVVTNREYQSTTDGTVNKSYPINGDGADTGTVAYITVGVVSVFLIVIGIIVYLVYKRYLHRNITSMNFDNPVYRKTTEDQFSLEKPTRMYASTVGEEAQEPLTSANCNEFA, encoded by the exons cTCCTTGCAGTATAAAACAATTCACATGTCTCGACAAGAAATGTATACCGATGTCGTATACTTGCGACGGCGAGGAAGACTGTGATGATGGCTCAGATGAACCAAAAAATTGTACtg aAACGGTAGTTTGTCcaaataatcaatttaaatgCGGAAACGGAAAGTGCATTCCAGCTCATTGGCAATGTGATAACGAAAAAGACTGTAACGACAACAGCGACGAAGACGAAACTAAATGCC ggCAAAAAGTTTGTGGGGCAGACGAATTTACTTGTAGATCGGTTCGAGGGGAATGCGTACCTTTAACGTGGATGTGCGACGCAAGCGAAGACTGTTCAGACGGCTCTGATGAAAGATCTTGCA atgaAACTTGCCGATCAGATGAATTTACATGCGACGATGGCCAATGTATTCAAAAACGGTGGAGATGCGATTTAGAATACGATTGTAACGATCATTCCGACGAGCGAGATTGCCCTCCCGTATCTTGTTCTCCAGACACCCAAATCCAATGTTCCGATACTTATTGCATAACGAATTTGTGGCGGTGCGATGGCGATAAAGACTGTGCGGATGGTCGGGATGAAAAAGATTGTCCGAACACGTTTTCATCGTCATTTTGTTTATCCCATACTTTCGATTGTGGCGATCATTTAACGTGTATTCAAAAAGATTACCTTTGTGATGGAGCTAAAGATTGCCCAAATGGGATAGATGAGTCGCCGATTCACTGCGAAAATATAACTTGCAGAGCGGATCAATTTCAATGCAAAGATAAGAGTTGTATATCGGGAAATTTGCACTGTAATGGAAGGAATGATTGCCCTGACGGTAGTGATGAGAAAAACTGCGACAACCCCCATTCAAAATGCGACCCAAAGACACAATTCGATTGTGGGGGTGGGTCGTGTATCCCTCTGAACAAAGTTTGCGATGGTCATCAAGATTGCCCAGATTGGGAGGACGAGCCGAAAGATAAATGTGGAAAAAACGAATGCAACATTCAAAACGGTGGTTGCTCGcataaatgtattaatttaccGATTGGTTATCAATGTGTTTGTAACCCCGGCTATAAATTAATCGATAACAGAACGTGCGGAGATATCAACGAATGTGAAATCCCTGGAAGTTGCTCGCAAAATTGCATCAACGACAAAGGAACGTTTAAGTGCGAATGCGAAAACGGCTACATCAGAGACCCTAGAGATCTAACAAAATGCAAAGCGGCCGAAGGACACGCATCTCTTCTCTTCGCCAGACGAAAagatataagaaaaatttcgtTGGATCATCATGAAATGACAAGTATAGTTAATCAAACGAATTCGGCAACAGCTTTAGATTTTGTGTTCCGAACCGGAATGATTTTTTGGAGCGATGTAAccgataaaaaaatatacaaagcCCCTATCGACGAAGGTAACGAAAAAACAGTCGTTATAAACAATGAGATAACAACATCCGATGGTTTGGCCGTTGATTGGATTTACAATCACATTTATTGGACTGACACCGGAAAAAACACCATTGAGTTAGCTAATTTCGAGGGTCAAATGAGgaagattttaattaaaggcGATCTCGAAGAACCTAGAGCAATCGCGTTAAATCCTTTGGACGGGTGGATGTTTTGGACCGATTGGGGGAGCGAGCCAAAAATCGAAAGGGCTGGAATGGATGGTTCACATCGTGGCACAATAGtttcttttgatattaaatGGCCAAACGGATTAACTTTGGATTTAGTTAAAAAGCGGGTTTATTGGGTCGATGCTAAACTAAACGAGATCTCGTCTTGCGAGTTCAACGGAAGCGAACGCAAACTTATTTTGGCGTCGTCCGAATCTTTAAGACACCCGTTTTCAATAACTACATTTGAAGATTGGATTTATTGGACCGATTGGGATAAATCCGGAGTTTTTAAAGCTAATAAATTTACTGGGAAAAATGTTACTGCAGTTACATCAACACAAATg attCAAAGTCCGATGGTAATTCATGTGTATCATCCTTATCGACAACCTGATGGTGAAAATCATTGTCAAGCCGTCAATGGTCATTGTTCGCATTTATGTTTACCAGCTCCAAGGATAAATGTAGATTCACCCAAGATTTCGTGCGCTTGTCCGGAATCGCTGAGGATGTTACCGGATGGTTTAACTTGTGTCCAAGACG cCGAAACAGTTACGACACCAATAGCCGTTACGACACAAACAGATAACAATACGGTCTCTGAAACCGAGGTTGTTACGAATCGTGAGTACCAGTCGACGACAGACG GTACAGTAAATAAATCGTATCCGATTAATGGCGATGGAGCTGATACCGGAACGGTGGCTTACATCACCGTGGGCGTAGTCTCCGTATTTTTGATTGTCATTGGAATC ATTGTTTATTTAGTATACAAACGTTATTTACACCGAAACATTACTTCGATGAATTTCGACAATCCAGTCTACAGGAAGACGACAGAAGATCAATTTTCGTTGGAGAAACCGACCCGCATGTATGCGAGCACAGTCGGAGAAGAG gCACAGGAACCACTAACAAGTGCCAACTGTAATGAGTTTGCGTAA
- the LOC111425483 gene encoding very low-density lipoprotein receptor-like isoform X2, whose product MKKLPCKTRAQYVAGLSTWLKPTGRVVMWRYLLISVVLVSASTEDISSYAPCSIKQFTCLDKKCIPMSYTCDGEEDCDDGSDEPKNCTETVVCPNNQFKCGNGKCIPAHWQCDNEKDCNDNSDEDETKCRMLEIKNVLKRFLIFYYLGQKVCGADEFTCRSVRGECVPLTWMCDASEDCSDGSDERSCNETCRSDEFTCDDGQCIQKRWRCDLEYDCNDHSDERDCPPVSCSPDTQIQCSDTYCITNLWRCDGDKDCADGRDEKDCPNTFSSSFCLSHTFDCGDHLTCIQKDYLCDGAKDCPNGIDESPIHCENITCRADQFQCKDKSCISGNLHCNGRNDCPDGSDEKNCDNPHSKCDPKTQFDCGGGSCIPLNKVCDGHQDCPDWEDEPKDKCGKNECNIQNGGCSHKCINLPIGYQCVCNPGYKLIDNRTCGDINECEIPGSCSQNCINDKGTFKCECENGYIRDPRDLTKCKAAEGHASLLFARRKDIRKISLDHHEMTSIVNQTNSATALDFVFRTGMIFWSDVTDKKIYKAPIDEGNEKTVVINNEITTSDGLAVDWIYNHIYWTDTGKNTIELANFEGQMRKILIKGDLEEPRAIALNPLDGWMFWTDWGSEPKIERAGMDGSHRGTIVSFDIKWPNGLTLDLVKKRVYWVDAKLNEISSCEFNGSERKLILASSESLRHPFSITTFEDWIYWTDWDKSGVFKANKFTGKNVTAVTSTQMIQSPMVIHVYHPYRQPDGENHCQAVNGHCSHLCLPAPRINVDSPKISCACPESLRMLPDGLTCVQDAETVTTPIAVTTQTDNNTVSETEVVTNRTVNKSYPINGDGADTGTVAYITVGVVSVFLIVIGIIVYLVYKRYLHRNITSMNFDNPVYRKTTEDQFSLEKPTRMYASTVGEEAQEPLTSANCNEFA is encoded by the exons cTCCTTGCAGTATAAAACAATTCACATGTCTCGACAAGAAATGTATACCGATGTCGTATACTTGCGACGGCGAGGAAGACTGTGATGATGGCTCAGATGAACCAAAAAATTGTACtg aAACGGTAGTTTGTCcaaataatcaatttaaatgCGGAAACGGAAAGTGCATTCCAGCTCATTGGCAATGTGATAACGAAAAAGACTGTAACGACAACAGCGACGAAGACGAAACTAAATGCCGtatgttagaaataaaaaatgtgttgaaaagatttttgattttttattatttagggCAAAAAGTTTGTGGGGCAGACGAATTTACTTGTAGATCGGTTCGAGGGGAATGCGTACCTTTAACGTGGATGTGCGACGCAAGCGAAGACTGTTCAGACGGCTCTGATGAAAGATCTTGCA atgaAACTTGCCGATCAGATGAATTTACATGCGACGATGGCCAATGTATTCAAAAACGGTGGAGATGCGATTTAGAATACGATTGTAACGATCATTCCGACGAGCGAGATTGCCCTCCCGTATCTTGTTCTCCAGACACCCAAATCCAATGTTCCGATACTTATTGCATAACGAATTTGTGGCGGTGCGATGGCGATAAAGACTGTGCGGATGGTCGGGATGAAAAAGATTGTCCGAACACGTTTTCATCGTCATTTTGTTTATCCCATACTTTCGATTGTGGCGATCATTTAACGTGTATTCAAAAAGATTACCTTTGTGATGGAGCTAAAGATTGCCCAAATGGGATAGATGAGTCGCCGATTCACTGCGAAAATATAACTTGCAGAGCGGATCAATTTCAATGCAAAGATAAGAGTTGTATATCGGGAAATTTGCACTGTAATGGAAGGAATGATTGCCCTGACGGTAGTGATGAGAAAAACTGCGACAACCCCCATTCAAAATGCGACCCAAAGACACAATTCGATTGTGGGGGTGGGTCGTGTATCCCTCTGAACAAAGTTTGCGATGGTCATCAAGATTGCCCAGATTGGGAGGACGAGCCGAAAGATAAATGTGGAAAAAACGAATGCAACATTCAAAACGGTGGTTGCTCGcataaatgtattaatttaccGATTGGTTATCAATGTGTTTGTAACCCCGGCTATAAATTAATCGATAACAGAACGTGCGGAGATATCAACGAATGTGAAATCCCTGGAAGTTGCTCGCAAAATTGCATCAACGACAAAGGAACGTTTAAGTGCGAATGCGAAAACGGCTACATCAGAGACCCTAGAGATCTAACAAAATGCAAAGCGGCCGAAGGACACGCATCTCTTCTCTTCGCCAGACGAAAagatataagaaaaatttcgtTGGATCATCATGAAATGACAAGTATAGTTAATCAAACGAATTCGGCAACAGCTTTAGATTTTGTGTTCCGAACCGGAATGATTTTTTGGAGCGATGTAAccgataaaaaaatatacaaagcCCCTATCGACGAAGGTAACGAAAAAACAGTCGTTATAAACAATGAGATAACAACATCCGATGGTTTGGCCGTTGATTGGATTTACAATCACATTTATTGGACTGACACCGGAAAAAACACCATTGAGTTAGCTAATTTCGAGGGTCAAATGAGgaagattttaattaaaggcGATCTCGAAGAACCTAGAGCAATCGCGTTAAATCCTTTGGACGGGTGGATGTTTTGGACCGATTGGGGGAGCGAGCCAAAAATCGAAAGGGCTGGAATGGATGGTTCACATCGTGGCACAATAGtttcttttgatattaaatGGCCAAACGGATTAACTTTGGATTTAGTTAAAAAGCGGGTTTATTGGGTCGATGCTAAACTAAACGAGATCTCGTCTTGCGAGTTCAACGGAAGCGAACGCAAACTTATTTTGGCGTCGTCCGAATCTTTAAGACACCCGTTTTCAATAACTACATTTGAAGATTGGATTTATTGGACCGATTGGGATAAATCCGGAGTTTTTAAAGCTAATAAATTTACTGGGAAAAATGTTACTGCAGTTACATCAACACAAATg attCAAAGTCCGATGGTAATTCATGTGTATCATCCTTATCGACAACCTGATGGTGAAAATCATTGTCAAGCCGTCAATGGTCATTGTTCGCATTTATGTTTACCAGCTCCAAGGATAAATGTAGATTCACCCAAGATTTCGTGCGCTTGTCCGGAATCGCTGAGGATGTTACCGGATGGTTTAACTTGTGTCCAAGACG cCGAAACAGTTACGACACCAATAGCCGTTACGACACAAACAGATAACAATACGGTCTCTGAAACCGAGGTTGTTACGAATC GTACAGTAAATAAATCGTATCCGATTAATGGCGATGGAGCTGATACCGGAACGGTGGCTTACATCACCGTGGGCGTAGTCTCCGTATTTTTGATTGTCATTGGAATC ATTGTTTATTTAGTATACAAACGTTATTTACACCGAAACATTACTTCGATGAATTTCGACAATCCAGTCTACAGGAAGACGACAGAAGATCAATTTTCGTTGGAGAAACCGACCCGCATGTATGCGAGCACAGTCGGAGAAGAG gCACAGGAACCACTAACAAGTGCCAACTGTAATGAGTTTGCGTAA